A segment of the Halococcus saccharolyticus DSM 5350 genome:
ACCCTTCTGTCGAAGCACGATTGCTCCGATGCCCAAGGTAGAGATCACGATCCCGGAACAGCTCGAAATGCGGATCGCTCGGATGGTCGAGGAGGGAGAGTTCCTCAACCGCGAAGAAGCCATCGAAGAACTGCTTTCGGCCGGCATGCGCGCGTATCAGGCGAGTGGGCCCACGGACGAGGACGAGGAACCGGGCCTCGAAGACGACGGCATGATGGGTCACGAGGACGAGTACGTTTTCTGAACTCCCGCGAGTGGGGTACGTGACCACGCTTGGGACAACGATTAAACCGAGCGCAGTCGTACAGGAGGGTAATGCACAAAGACGAATTGCTCGAACTCCACGAGCAGATGGTGCTGATCACCGAGTACGTTCAGGACCGCGAAGAGGTCGATCCCGGACTGTTCGACGAATACGCAGAGCTCGACATCAGTCCCGACGATGTCCACAAATCGAAGAGTGAACACAAACACGCCGTGTTCGTTCTCGGCAACGCGCTCGCCAACGCAATGAGTGACGACGAGTTCTCCGACGCCGGCCGGATCGGCAAGCGCATGCGCGAGCTCGCCGACGACACGGAACAGAAGCTCTAGCACCCACTTTTTTAGACGGGGGCATCGCGCGCCTCCGGCGCGCTCAACCCCCGACCAAAAACCTGGACTAAAAACACCCGCTCGCTCACTGCGTTCGCTCGCGGTAGAATTGCTGGCGCTCCCCGCAACCGCACAGCACCGCCGAAGCCCTCGCTCGTTTCACTCGCTCGCCCTTCATCCACCAGGCCCGCACCGCCACTGCCCTCCGCAACCGCAGCCGCGTCCGCAACGCACCGCCTACTCCGGTCGCTCCATCCGAAAGCGGCCGTCGGTCCGACAGTAGTAACTCCCCGAGAGCCGGCCGACCGCGTCGAGCTTTTCGACGTCGAGTTTGCCGTCGGTCGTCACGCCCTCGTCGAGATAGACCGAGACGACCTCACCGAGCACCATCGTGTTCGAGCCGATGTCGATCGACTCGTAGAGTTCGCACTCGAAGGCGACCTCGGCCGCGGCGACCCGTGGCGGCGCGACCGCTTCGGAGGCCGCGCGTTCGAGACCCGCGTGATCGAACTCGCTTTCCTCGGGCGGGAGCGTCGCGCTCGTGGCGTTCATCGCCTCGGCGAGCGGCTCGGTGACGACGTTGACGACGAACTCCTCGGTATCGAGCGCGTTGCGCGCCGAATCAGAGAGTCCCTCGGGTCGCTCAGAGCGATCGGTGGGCGCGAACATCACGACCGGCGGAGCGGTGCTCACGACGTTGAAAAACGAGTACGGCGCGAGGTTTGCGACGCCCTCCGGTGAGAGCGAGCTCACCCACGCGATCGGCCGCGGAATCACCGCGCCTGCGAGCGTGCGGTACAGCGAGCCGTCGAGGTCGTCGGGATCGATGCGAGTCACGCGGTCGGACTACCCTGCCCCTCCGGCGGATCGATCTTCTCGCTGCCCGGTTCGGATTCGTCGACGGTGAACCCCGGACCGCTCGTAGCGATCTCGAACACCAAGCCGTCGGGGTCGTTGAAGTAGATGCTCTTGAAGTACGTGCGATCTCGGACCCGCGACACACGAACGTCGTGTTCCATCAGGTGTTCGCGCCACTCTCGGAGGGTGCCCTCGTCCTCGACGCCGATGGCGAAGTGGTGGGACGCCCCCGGGCCGGGCTGACCCTGCGAGTTCGGATACTCGAAGTACGTCACCGTCATCCCTGGCTCGCCCTCGGGGGTCGCCGAGAAGTAGTAGTGTGGCGTGCCGGGGTCGTCGTAGTTTTCGGTCATCTTGACGGTGTGGAACCCGAGCACCTTCTCGTAGAACTCCCGGGTTCGTTCCATGTCGGTACAGATGTTCGTCACGTGGTGCAGTCCGGTGGTGGGTGGTGTGTCTGGCATTATCGGAAAATTCGGGGTGGCTTCGCGAGCTATTCGTCGGCGGGACCGCGCGAGAGGAAGAACAGCGCGCCGCCGAGGAGCGCGGTGTTCTTCAGGAAGTGGATCACCTGCTGTTCGCGCTCGGCCTCCTCGCGGTTCCAGAAGTCGTGCATCGTGGGCGTCACGCCGACGAGAAAGGCCGCAATCGCACCGGCGGACAGCCGCGGAGCACGACCGAGAACGACCCCGAGGCTCCCGGCGAGGAGCATGCCGCTCGAAAGCGGCACGAGTCGGTCGGCGGCGGGCACGCCGTTCGACTCGGCGTACGCGGCCATCCCGTCGATGTCACGGAGGTTGTCGATCGCGGTGAACGCGAGTACGCCGCCGAACAGCGCGCGCCCGAGCGTCGAGAGTCGACCCATCAGGCGCTCACCGCCCCGTGAGCCGGCGATCGATTCGCGATACGTCGTCGGAGAGTAGTAGTCGGTATCACTTCGATACCGGGTTGGTGACGGGCACGTATATCCCTTCCCGGTCACGGGTGTAACGGGGTGACATCGATGCTATCGGCGAACCGAAGGACGGAGCAACACGACACGCTCGGCGGATTTCGACCGTGGACCGATCGACAAGCCGGTATCACGACGTTACCTAGTTGGAACCCGAACTCATATATCCTCTCGCGGACACGTATGTGATCAGGTATCACCAATGTCATCCCAGCAACCACGCCACGGCGAGGAGGCTTGCGCCGTCGTGGACTCGCTCGACCAGATCGGCTCCCAGTGGCGGCTGGTGGTGCTCCACGACCTCCAGGACGGCGAGAAACGGTTCAATGAGCTCAAGCGTTCGACCGACGCGAGCTCGCGCACCCTCTCGCGGGTGCTCGACGATCTTCAGAACGTGGACCTCGTGAGTCGTCGGATCGAGGAGGACGCCCCGATCGCCACGTACTACCGACTCACAGGCAAGGGCGAGGCACTGTGTCCCGTCTTCGATGAGATCGAGGCGTGGGCCGACGAGTGGCTCGATGGCGATCCTCGTCCGTAGTTCGCCATCGGTCAGTCGTACGTTTCGGGGTACGCCTCGGCCAGCAGGTCGGGCCGCTCCTCGAAACGCTCCCGGATCGGATCGATAGCCAACGAGATGTGCTCGGCGGCGGCGTTTTTGAGGTCCTGGGGGTGGAGCTCCTCGCTCACGAAGTCGGCCTCCAGGTCGTCGTAGCTCTCGTAGACGAGATCACCGCCGTACTCCTCGGGGCGTTCGATTTCGAAGGCCTCGCCGCGCTGATCGAGGATCGGGAAGACGAGGTATTCGAGGTATTCGAGCACGCCGTTGTCCTCGGTCTCGCCCTGCGGGCAGTACGCACCCTGGAGTTTCTCGGCCACGGTGTCGGAATCGTCGGTGAGGTTGACCTTCGAGGATGCGTCCGAGGCGCTCATTTTCCCACCGGTGAGGCCCGAAAGCAGCGGGGCGAACACACAGACAGGTGGCTCCTCGTCGCGATCGTCGAACAGTTCGCGGCTGAGCATGTAGATGCCGCGCTGGTCGATCCCGCCGTACGCGATGTCGGCGTCGAGCGCGTCGACGTCGAGGGTCTGCATCAGCGGGTAGAGCAGCCCGCCGAGGTTGGGGTTCTCCGCCTGGCGAACGACTTCGCTGCCGGCGCGCTGGACCCGCGAGATCGTGGTGTCGGCCGCCATCCGAAGGAGTTCGAGCGAGTAGTCGGCATCGAGTTCGAACTCGCGCCCACGCACAAACTCGATGTCGTCGGGGTCGGCTCCGGCCGCCTCGACCATCCCCTCGATCGCCTCGCGGTAGTACGCGGAGCGGGCGTCGAGCAGGTCGAACGGGCTCTTCTCGTCATCGAGGTGGGCGTGGAGATCCGCGATCAGCACCGTGACGTCGAGGTCGGCGCGGAGGAAATCGGCGAGTTTGCGGATCGTGGTGAAGTGACCGATGTGCATCTCGCCGGTCGGCGCGTAGCCGATGTACACAGTTGGATCGTCGTCGGCCAGCAGTCCGTCGAGCTCCTCGTCGGTGACGACCTCGGCCGTGTTCCGCGCCACGAGCCGCTTTCGCTCCGCGTGGTCCATACGCTCCCTGTCCCGTGCGCGCGGTTAAGCGATTCCCTTCGTGGCCTGGTGCGGTGGCCGGGAGGAAAGCGCCCGCCGACAGTTCGACGATCGCGGCTCGTTCACTCCCGGTAATTGGAAGTCAACCATGCAAAGATTAGAAGTAAAAACTCATCTTCTACCCCAAAACCCATTCACGTCGAAGAACGTCAAATACTTGTTTTCAAACCATCAGTCAGCGACTCTGGTCACGATAGAGGACAGTCGGCAACTATCCTCGTCGAAGCGCTTCGTCAAAATTAACTGGATGATTACTGCTCGACGACGTAACTTCAATTGTATCACGACTCAGATTCAAATACAGAGCTTGGGGATCGAATCGTACTTCTCCAGTCCAACTACCACCATCGACCTCGTGGAACGAGAGTACAATTGTCTTTGTCCAGATGGTTCGCAATACGTTCCCGACCAGGAACATAGAGCCAGGTACCGAGTGTTTAATTATGGCGTCACTCTAGATCATACGTTGTTGATACTGGACTCAACGTCACGCTCCGTCCGAAGCGACCTCGAACGACGACACGAGATCGTCCACCGTGACGTGGTACGTGCCGGTTTCGAGGACGTGGCCCTCGCCTGGTTCGTAGTACCCGAAGTTCGCCGCGGGAATCGACAGATCGACGTTTGCCGATTCGCCGGCATTGAGACCGACGCGATCGAACCCTACCAGGAAGCGTCGCGGACGAACGCGCGAACTCGTTTCCTGTGTGGCGAAGACCTGGACCGTCTCGGTGCCGTGTCGGTTGCCGGTGTTCGAGACCGTGACTGTCACGTCCACGTCCTTCGCCGGATCGACGTCGTCCGATCGAATCCGAAGATCGTCGAACGCGAACTCGGTGTAGCTCAGCCCGTGGCCGAACGGGTAGAGCGGATCGTAGGAGTTTGGATGCTCGTCGTCGCCGATGGGGGTGGGGTGAGCGAG
Coding sequences within it:
- a CDS encoding DUF7120 family protein, encoding MPKVEITIPEQLEMRIARMVEEGEFLNREEAIEELLSAGMRAYQASGPTDEDEEPGLEDDGMMGHEDEYVF
- a CDS encoding tyrosine--tRNA ligase, with the translated sequence MDHAERKRLVARNTAEVVTDEELDGLLADDDPTVYIGYAPTGEMHIGHFTTIRKLADFLRADLDVTVLIADLHAHLDDEKSPFDLLDARSAYYREAIEGMVEAAGADPDDIEFVRGREFELDADYSLELLRMAADTTISRVQRAGSEVVRQAENPNLGGLLYPLMQTLDVDALDADIAYGGIDQRGIYMLSRELFDDRDEEPPVCVFAPLLSGLTGGKMSASDASSKVNLTDDSDTVAEKLQGAYCPQGETEDNGVLEYLEYLVFPILDQRGEAFEIERPEEYGGDLVYESYDDLEADFVSEELHPQDLKNAAAEHISLAIDPIRERFEERPDLLAEAYPETYD
- a CDS encoding UPF0058 family protein, which translates into the protein MHKDELLELHEQMVLITEYVQDREEVDPGLFDEYAELDISPDDVHKSKSEHKHAVFVLGNALANAMSDDEFSDAGRIGKRMRELADDTEQKL
- a CDS encoding winged helix-turn-helix transcriptional regulator, which translates into the protein MSSQQPRHGEEACAVVDSLDQIGSQWRLVVLHDLQDGEKRFNELKRSTDASSRTLSRVLDDLQNVDLVSRRIEEDAPIATYYRLTGKGEALCPVFDEIEAWADEWLDGDPRP
- a CDS encoding flavin reductase family protein, which gives rise to MTRIDPDDLDGSLYRTLAGAVIPRPIAWVSSLSPEGVANLAPYSFFNVVSTAPPVVMFAPTDRSERPEGLSDSARNALDTEEFVVNVVTEPLAEAMNATSATLPPEESEFDHAGLERAASEAVAPPRVAAAEVAFECELYESIDIGSNTMVLGEVVSVYLDEGVTTDGKLDVEKLDAVGRLSGSYYCRTDGRFRMERPE
- a CDS encoding DoxX family protein; this encodes MGRLSTLGRALFGGVLAFTAIDNLRDIDGMAAYAESNGVPAADRLVPLSSGMLLAGSLGVVLGRAPRLSAGAIAAFLVGVTPTMHDFWNREEAEREQQVIHFLKNTALLGGALFFLSRGPADE
- a CDS encoding VOC family protein, whose amino-acid sequence is MPDTPPTTGLHHVTNICTDMERTREFYEKVLGFHTVKMTENYDDPGTPHYYFSATPEGEPGMTVTYFEYPNSQGQPGPGASHHFAIGVEDEGTLREWREHLMEHDVRVSRVRDRTYFKSIYFNDPDGLVFEIATSGPGFTVDESEPGSEKIDPPEGQGSPTA